A DNA window from Ignavibacteriales bacterium contains the following coding sequences:
- a CDS encoding EamA family transporter has protein sequence MKSLKGYLLILAATTFWGIAATIAKFLFTHDVDTLTLVQLRMTFSCIALLSYFAIFKRHFLKVQFKDFYKFAMLGILGAAGSNFTYYFTIASTNVSTAILLQYLAPLLVLLYAVITREEKITLIKITASVVSLVGCYFAVVGKDFSIISINQLGLLMGIASAFCWGFTNIWLKRLLKRYNVWTCLVYAFLFASIFWAIINPPWIILSAGYSLETWGIFFGFAMISILIPHSLYFSGMRYLTASRAIITATFEPIVAIISAYFIVHEVLSAVQIAGAVLVLLAIGILQLKQEEKI, from the coding sequence ATGAAATCACTTAAGGGGTATCTTTTAATACTCGCTGCCACAACTTTTTGGGGTATCGCGGCAACGATAGCAAAATTTCTGTTCACTCACGATGTGGATACGCTAACACTCGTGCAACTCAGAATGACATTTTCCTGCATCGCGCTTTTATCATATTTTGCGATTTTCAAAAGACATTTTTTAAAAGTCCAATTCAAAGATTTCTACAAATTCGCAATGCTCGGCATTCTTGGTGCAGCAGGATCCAATTTTACTTATTATTTTACAATTGCCTCAACCAACGTCTCCACGGCGATCCTCTTACAATATTTAGCGCCACTTCTTGTTTTGTTATACGCGGTGATAACACGTGAAGAAAAAATCACTTTAATAAAAATCACTGCGAGCGTTGTATCTCTGGTAGGATGTTATTTCGCGGTTGTCGGTAAAGATTTTTCAATCATATCAATTAATCAACTTGGTTTGTTAATGGGAATCGCATCGGCTTTTTGCTGGGGTTTTACAAACATCTGGCTGAAACGTTTATTGAAGCGATATAATGTTTGGACTTGCCTCGTTTATGCTTTTTTATTCGCTTCGATATTCTGGGCAATTATTAATCCGCCGTGGATTATTCTTAGTGCGGGATATTCTTTGGAAACATGGGGAATATTTTTCGGTTTTGCGATGATATCTATACTGATTCCCCACTCTTTATATTTTTCCGGTATGAGATATCTAACAGCATCGCGCGCGATCATTACCGCCACATTTGAACCGATTGTCGCGATAATCTCAGCATACTTTATTGTGCATGAAGTGCTGTCTGCTGTTCAAATTGCCGGCGCTGTTCTTGTTTTACTCGCGATCGGTATTTTACAGTTAAAGCAGGAAGAAAAAATATGA
- the ccsA gene encoding cytochrome c biogenesis protein CcsA, whose amino-acid sequence MNIGHITIIIAFLASMAAMIFYFIEARKNNQPSAGKTQSSLKREIAKRIYYLSVGFGLIAGIVLYYALFTHQFQYSYVAHYSSSDLSTFYIISSFWAGQEGTFLLWALLVGVMGIVFIRSTKSDDPYTMSVVSLFNASLYLLLISKSPFELTIPAPLEGNGLNPLLQDPWMVIHPPILFVGYAATIFPFGLVVSGLIRRNYTNWNKLGLSWSLFAAVMLGAGIIIGGFWAYEVLGWGGYWGWDPVENSSLVPWLVLLALIHGILIHRAKGSLQRTNMFLALLSFILVVYATFLTRSGILANFSVHSFADLGLNNYLIGMMLASIVIGLGFFAVRFSEIKSNKIDASGLNREVTLLISMYVILAAAAFTFVGMSSPIITGLLGNASQVDISFYNKVNFPVAIAMAILLGIVPFLSWMEDKKGNLLKRFSMPLALTVLGCAIAYVAGVTSWTLLLFVGSAVFGLVVNVIVTFRQYRTGWLHIGGPISHIGVSLMLIGIIGSGKFDESKQIILKQNEPQTLYGYQFTFKGVSDPQALKPLMNIEVSDGKTSFMATPKLYFSNYNQAVMREPDIKVLPLKDLYISPLELQADEHQHGHDPMMVIAKGETQEFMGYKITFTKFDVGQHGMNAMMSVGAVLNIEANGKTEEIIPVLSFNEKNERVPVPVDLPVLSGYNNMSGQKPQIALTALSVEEKKVELAFLGFTAHENHATTQALVVDISLKPLMMVVWTGVVLVILGTVIAFRRRTLQKDLV is encoded by the coding sequence ATGAATATCGGACATATCACAATAATAATCGCATTTCTCGCTTCGATGGCTGCAATGATCTTCTATTTTATTGAAGCAAGAAAAAATAATCAACCAAGCGCCGGCAAAACTCAATCCTCATTAAAACGCGAAATAGCAAAACGTATATATTATCTCAGCGTTGGTTTCGGTTTAATTGCCGGGATTGTTTTATACTATGCGCTGTTCACTCATCAGTTTCAATATTCGTATGTAGCTCACTATAGCTCCAGCGATCTATCTACGTTTTATATTATATCTTCATTTTGGGCGGGACAAGAAGGGACATTTCTTCTTTGGGCGTTGCTCGTTGGCGTTATGGGGATTGTTTTTATCAGATCGACAAAAAGTGATGATCCATACACAATGTCGGTCGTAAGCTTATTCAATGCGTCATTATATTTATTATTAATTTCGAAAAGCCCTTTCGAGCTTACAATCCCCGCTCCACTGGAAGGAAACGGACTAAACCCGCTTCTTCAAGATCCATGGATGGTGATTCATCCTCCAATATTATTTGTAGGATATGCCGCTACGATTTTTCCATTCGGACTCGTTGTTTCCGGTTTGATTCGCCGGAATTACACGAATTGGAATAAACTTGGATTATCATGGTCGCTTTTTGCGGCTGTTATGCTCGGCGCTGGTATCATCATCGGTGGCTTCTGGGCTTATGAAGTTCTTGGCTGGGGTGGTTATTGGGGATGGGATCCGGTTGAAAACTCATCGTTGGTTCCATGGCTTGTGCTTCTTGCGTTGATTCATGGTATACTCATTCACCGCGCAAAAGGATCGCTTCAACGAACAAATATGTTCCTCGCGTTGTTGTCTTTCATCCTGGTTGTTTATGCAACCTTTCTAACGCGTAGTGGAATACTCGCAAACTTTTCTGTTCATTCGTTTGCTGATCTCGGATTGAACAACTATCTCATAGGGATGATGCTTGCAAGCATCGTGATCGGATTAGGATTTTTCGCTGTCAGATTCTCGGAAATTAAATCGAACAAAATCGATGCATCCGGTCTTAACCGAGAAGTAACTTTACTGATCAGTATGTATGTTATCCTGGCGGCGGCGGCTTTTACTTTTGTCGGAATGTCATCTCCAATTATCACCGGTCTTCTTGGCAATGCTTCACAGGTTGATATTTCATTCTACAATAAAGTTAATTTCCCTGTGGCTATCGCGATGGCGATATTGCTTGGCATAGTTCCTTTTCTCAGCTGGATGGAAGACAAAAAAGGGAATTTATTGAAACGTTTCTCTATGCCTCTTGCCCTAACAGTTCTAGGTTGCGCGATTGCATACGTTGCAGGCGTAACATCTTGGACGCTTTTGTTATTTGTCGGAAGCGCCGTGTTCGGTTTGGTTGTTAACGTAATTGTAACATTCAGACAATATCGCACCGGTTGGCTCCACATCGGCGGACCGATTTCGCACATCGGTGTATCTCTCATGCTTATCGGAATCATCGGCTCCGGAAAATTTGATGAATCAAAACAGATCATTTTAAAACAGAACGAACCTCAGACTCTGTACGGATATCAATTTACATTCAAAGGTGTAAGCGATCCGCAAGCCCTTAAACCATTAATGAATATAGAAGTTTCAGATGGCAAGACCTCGTTCATGGCCACACCCAAATTATATTTCAGCAATTACAATCAGGCAGTAATGCGCGAGCCCGATATTAAAGTTCTTCCTTTGAAGGATCTTTATATTTCACCACTCGAACTTCAGGCCGACGAACATCAACACGGTCATGATCCGATGATGGTGATCGCCAAAGGTGAAACTCAGGAATTTATGGGATATAAAATTACATTCACAAAGTTTGACGTGGGACAGCATGGAATGAATGCCATGATGAGCGTTGGAGCCGTGTTAAACATTGAAGCAAACGGGAAAACTGAAGAAATAATTCCGGTATTATCGTTTAACGAAAAAAATGAACGGGTTCCCGTTCCTGTGGATTTGCCGGTGTTAAGTGGATATAATAATATGAGCGGACAAAAACCGCAGATTGCTTTAACAGCTTTAAGCGTAGAAGAAAAGAAAGTTGAGTTGGCGTTCCTCGGTTTTACCGCGCATGAAAATCACGCAACAACACAAGCGCTTGTTGTGGACATAAGTTTGAAGCCGTTAATGATGGTTGTTTGGACGGGTGTTGTGTTGGTAATATTAGGGACCGTGATTGCTTTCCGGCGCCGAACCTTGCAGAAAGATCTTGTTTAA
- a CDS encoding cytochrome b N-terminal domain-containing protein produces MKTFLQKSYRWVDDRVQLDNLVHFMGKKYVPVHRHSIWYYFGGVSLFLFIIQVVTGIMLLLYYKSGEDAAFESIQYLMSKVEFGWLIRSVHSWAANLFILAAMIHMFSVFFEKAYRRPREITWVTGMLMFFLALGFGFSGYLLPWNELAFFATKVGTDIAGVVPVVGKPLLVFLRGGEEVTGATLSRFFGFHVAVFPGIFTVLLGIHLVLVQRQGISEPLGISHEHGKELKTMPFFPNFLLRDLLLWLLVLNIIAILAVFFPWELGKKADAFASAPAGIKPEWYFMFMFQTLKYIPAKVIFIDGEILGIMFFGVAGLLWLIVPFWDKASARGKQNRLLNYIGLFVVFYIILFTIIGWLA; encoded by the coding sequence ATGAAAACTTTCCTGCAAAAATCTTATCGCTGGGTTGACGATCGGGTACAATTAGATAACCTTGTTCATTTCATGGGAAAAAAATATGTTCCCGTGCATCGGCATTCAATCTGGTATTATTTCGGCGGTGTGTCGTTGTTTCTTTTCATCATTCAGGTAGTTACGGGTATCATGTTGCTGCTTTATTATAAGAGCGGCGAAGATGCTGCGTTCGAAAGTATCCAATATCTGATGTCGAAAGTTGAATTTGGCTGGCTCATTCGGTCGGTTCATAGTTGGGCTGCGAATCTTTTTATTCTGGCTGCGATGATCCATATGTTCAGCGTTTTTTTCGAAAAAGCGTACCGTAGACCGAGAGAAATTACTTGGGTAACGGGTATGTTGATGTTTTTCTTGGCCCTTGGTTTCGGTTTCAGCGGTTATTTACTTCCCTGGAACGAACTTGCATTCTTTGCCACTAAAGTAGGAACTGATATTGCCGGTGTTGTTCCGGTGGTTGGCAAACCATTGTTGGTTTTCCTCCGTGGCGGTGAGGAGGTTACAGGTGCAACACTTTCGCGATTCTTCGGATTCCATGTTGCTGTATTCCCAGGAATTTTTACTGTTCTTCTTGGCATTCATCTCGTTTTAGTTCAGCGGCAGGGAATAAGCGAACCTCTTGGTATTTCCCATGAACACGGCAAAGAATTAAAAACGATGCCCTTTTTCCCCAATTTCTTACTAAGAGATTTACTTCTCTGGCTTCTAGTCCTTAATATAATTGCGATTCTCGCTGTCTTCTTTCCTTGGGAACTGGGAAAAAAAGCCGACGCGTTCGCCTCGGCACCGGCGGGTATTAAGCCGGAATGGTATTTTATGTTCATGTTCCAAACATTAAAATACATTCCGGCAAAAGTAATTTTTATCGATGGTGAAATTTTAGGAATAATGTTCTTCGGTGTTGCAGGACTCTTGTGGCTTATTGTTCCTTTTTGGGATAAAGCAAGCGCGCGCGGAAAACAAAATCGTCTTTTAAACTACATCGGTTTATTCGTTGTTTTCTACATCATTCTCTTTACAATTATAGGATGGCTCGCATGA
- a CDS encoding sigma-70 family RNA polymerase sigma factor: MSKPYPNKTYREFETEAVPHMDILFNYALRLTGNPDDANDLVQETFMKAFRFWDKYEKGTNIRAWLFRIMKNSYINRYRKETKEPNTVDYEEIANFYNTIRHQYTDQNDLQEKIFGGLLEDNVARAMESLPEDFRTVVILSDIEGLSYEEIAEFVDCPIGTVRSRLHRGRKMLQVTLFDYAKKHGYITSKTA, translated from the coding sequence ATGAGCAAACCATATCCAAACAAAACATATCGCGAGTTTGAAACAGAAGCCGTTCCGCATATGGACATTCTTTTCAACTATGCTCTCAGGTTGACGGGTAATCCTGATGATGCCAACGATCTTGTTCAGGAAACATTCATGAAGGCTTTCAGGTTCTGGGATAAGTACGAGAAGGGAACAAACATTCGCGCGTGGTTGTTTAGGATAATGAAAAATTCATACATCAACCGTTACCGCAAAGAAACAAAAGAACCGAACACTGTTGATTATGAGGAGATAGCCAACTTTTATAATACGATCAGGCATCAATATACCGACCAGAACGATTTGCAGGAAAAAATATTCGGCGGACTGCTCGAAGATAATGTCGCACGCGCCATGGAATCGTTGCCCGAAGATTTTCGCACTGTCGTTATTCTATCGGATATAGAGGGATTAAGTTACGAGGAAATAGCCGAGTTTGTAGATTGTCCCATAGGTACGGTCAGATCGCGTTTGCACCGGGGAAGAAAAATGCTGCAAGTAACTCTCTTCGATTACGCGAAAAAACATGGTTATATAACATCAAAAACAGCCTGA
- a CDS encoding ammonia-forming cytochrome c nitrite reductase subunit c552: MKRFDFLSVITLFITVILMQYMAFAGDQCYRCHRANGDKPSALFKNDVHSAKGISCAGCHGGNSKTDDMEKAMDTNVGFIGVPKGDEISKTCAGCHSNQDKMRGFSSSLPTNQLDKLQTSVHGQSSVAGGEHIAQCITCHGAHGIVSVKNPVSPVYPLNVIKTCSQCHSNPNFMKTYNPSLPIDQLEKYMTSVHGMKNAKGDSKVAECASCHGSHDIRDAKDVKSKIYPVNLPGTCSKCHSDANYMKEYGIPTDQFDKFAKSVHGNALLKKHDVAAPACNDCHGNHGATPPGVESISNVCGTCHALNAELFSSSPHKKVFDENKLPECETCHSNHEIITASEQLLGTTSTAVCSRCHSENKNQKGFVVANTMRRLMDSLASSEKNASMLVNNAEQKGMEISEAKFKLRDVHQAWMQSRTMVHSFNTDKFGESASKGLLEASNISSEAQHAIDEYYFRRWGLGIATLIFSIVSITLYLIIKRIERKQENKEK, translated from the coding sequence ATGAAGAGATTTGATTTCTTATCGGTGATAACCCTTTTCATTACTGTAATTCTGATGCAGTATATGGCTTTTGCGGGAGATCAGTGCTATCGATGTCATCGCGCAAACGGTGATAAACCTTCGGCATTATTTAAAAATGATGTGCATTCGGCAAAAGGTATTTCATGCGCCGGGTGTCATGGTGGAAATTCTAAAACCGATGATATGGAAAAAGCCATGGATACCAACGTCGGATTCATCGGGGTTCCAAAGGGTGATGAAATCTCAAAAACGTGCGCCGGCTGCCATTCGAATCAGGATAAAATGAGAGGATTTAGTTCGTCGCTGCCGACCAATCAACTGGATAAACTTCAAACGAGTGTGCATGGACAATCTTCGGTAGCAGGCGGCGAGCATATTGCACAATGTATTACATGCCATGGCGCTCATGGTATTGTTTCAGTCAAAAATCCGGTTTCGCCCGTTTATCCTCTTAATGTTATTAAAACCTGTTCGCAATGTCATTCCAATCCTAATTTCATGAAAACATATAATCCGTCGTTACCTATCGACCAACTCGAAAAGTATATGACCAGCGTGCATGGAATGAAGAACGCAAAAGGCGATTCGAAAGTTGCAGAATGTGCAAGTTGCCATGGTAGTCATGATATTCGTGATGCTAAGGATGTAAAATCGAAAATATATCCGGTGAATCTCCCGGGAACATGTTCAAAGTGTCATAGTGATGCGAACTACATGAAAGAGTACGGAATTCCAACCGATCAATTTGATAAATTTGCGAAAAGTGTTCACGGCAATGCCCTTTTAAAGAAGCACGATGTTGCGGCGCCGGCTTGTAATGATTGCCACGGAAATCACGGTGCAACACCGCCCGGCGTTGAATCGATATCGAATGTTTGCGGAACATGTCATGCTTTGAATGCGGAACTGTTTTCATCAAGCCCGCACAAAAAAGTTTTTGATGAAAATAAATTGCCCGAGTGCGAAACATGTCACAGCAACCATGAAATCATTACAGCAAGCGAACAACTCCTTGGCACCACTTCAACGGCGGTTTGCAGCCGATGTCATAGCGAGAACAAAAACCAAAAAGGTTTTGTTGTTGCAAATACGATGCGACGATTGATGGATAGTCTTGCTTCCTCGGAAAAAAACGCTTCTATGCTTGTGAATAATGCTGAACAAAAAGGAATGGAAATATCTGAAGCGAAATTCAAGCTCCGCGATGTTCATCAGGCATGGATGCAATCGCGCACTATGGTTCATTCATTCAATACCGATAAATTCGGAGAATCGGCTTCCAAAGGATTATTGGAAGCATCTAATATCAGTTCGGAAGCACAGCATGCAATCGATGAATATTATTTTAGACGGTGGGGCTTGGGGATTGCAACGTTGATTTTCTCAATAGTTAGTATAACTTTGTACCTGATAATTAAACGAATTGAACGTAAACAAGAGAACAAAGAAAAATAA
- a CDS encoding Rieske (2Fe-2S) protein, with protein MNNNALSQPERSKRDFLKILFSGGLIALVGSVLYPIFAYLKPPKQSEVEVSSVKVGKLKDIENESGQIIKFGSKPVILIRTTQGDLRAFSATCTHLDCTVQYRKDMGMIWCACHNGKYDLTGRNVSGPPPRPLTEFRVVVQGEDVFVSKTS; from the coding sequence ATGAATAATAATGCTTTAAGTCAACCGGAACGGAGTAAAAGAGATTTTTTAAAAATCCTATTTTCGGGAGGATTGATCGCTCTTGTCGGATCGGTTTTATATCCAATATTCGCGTACCTCAAACCACCCAAGCAAAGCGAAGTGGAAGTATCAAGCGTTAAGGTCGGAAAATTAAAAGATATTGAAAATGAGAGCGGACAAATTATAAAATTCGGAAGTAAACCTGTAATTCTAATTCGAACAACACAGGGTGATCTTCGGGCATTTTCGGCAACATGCACACACCTCGATTGCACCGTCCAATATCGAAAAGATATGGGAATGATTTGGTGCGCATGTCATAACGGAAAATACGATCTCACCGGACGAAACGTGTCTGGCCCGCCTCCGCGGCCATTAACCGAATTCCGAGTGGTTGTTCAAGGAGAAGATGTATTTGTTTCGAAAACGTCATGA
- a CDS encoding N(4)-(beta-N-acetylglucosaminyl)-L-asparaginase — MENINRRKFIKTTALSSVAVATSSILNLESLASAKGGTAAKPIAISSGNGTKALEKAMEMIKEGKDALDAVIAGVNIVEDDPNDMSVGYGGLPNEEGVVELDAAVMHGPSYRAGSVAGIRNIKNPSKVARIVMERTDHVLLVGEGALKFARAHGFTEENLLTDQAREAWLKWKENLSKEDDWLPPHKIEDKDIGQIFEKYLRNYGTIHMSALDMNGDLSCVTTTSGLSFKIPGRIGDSPIIGAGLYCDNEVGSAGSTGRGEANLLNCSSVMIVEWMRQGKSPEEACLLACKRVNERCREKRLQDDQGKFKYGVSFYAINKKGEHGGANMRSGGSYLIHDGTAVKRIESAYLFK, encoded by the coding sequence ATGGAAAATATTAACCGCAGAAAATTTATTAAAACCACAGCGCTATCCAGCGTGGCGGTCGCAACATCGTCCATTTTAAATCTTGAATCGTTGGCATCTGCGAAAGGTGGGACTGCGGCTAAACCAATAGCCATATCAAGCGGCAACGGAACGAAGGCTCTGGAAAAAGCGATGGAGATGATTAAAGAAGGAAAAGACGCGCTGGATGCCGTAATTGCCGGCGTAAATATCGTCGAAGACGATCCGAACGATATGAGCGTTGGATACGGAGGATTGCCGAACGAGGAAGGTGTTGTGGAACTCGATGCGGCTGTAATGCACGGACCAAGTTACAGAGCCGGTTCCGTGGCGGGTATCAGAAATATAAAAAACCCTTCGAAGGTTGCACGAATAGTAATGGAACGTACCGATCATGTCCTTTTGGTCGGAGAAGGAGCGTTGAAGTTCGCACGCGCGCACGGCTTCACCGAAGAAAACTTACTCACCGATCAAGCGCGGGAAGCGTGGTTAAAATGGAAAGAAAATTTAAGCAAAGAAGACGATTGGCTTCCTCCGCACAAGATTGAAGATAAAGATATCGGACAGATTTTTGAAAAATATCTCCGGAATTACGGAACAATCCACATGAGCGCGCTCGACATGAACGGAGATCTATCGTGCGTTACCACAACAAGTGGACTTTCATTTAAAATTCCGGGACGCATCGGAGATTCACCGATAATAGGCGCCGGCTTGTATTGCGATAACGAAGTCGGCTCTGCCGGTTCAACCGGACGGGGCGAAGCGAATCTTTTAAACTGCAGTTCGGTCATGATTGTAGAATGGATGCGTCAGGGAAAATCGCCCGAGGAAGCATGTTTGCTTGCCTGCAAACGCGTGAACGAACGATGCCGCGAAAAACGTTTGCAGGATGATCAGGGAAAATTCAAATATGGCGTATCATTTTACGCGATCAATAAGAAGGGCGAGCACGGCGGCGCTAATATGCGCAGTGGCGGCTCATATCTTATTCACGACGGCACCGCGGTTAAGCGTATCGAATCTGCTTATCTCTTTAAATAA
- a CDS encoding RNA methyltransferase has product MTERRREKFLRVIANRQSDLTVVMEDIHDPHNVSAMLRSADAIGVNEVHLLYIDEEFPKLGKKSSATASKWVKRRKHSTIKECYDTLHAEGYVIFATHMGKKSKSLYELDLTKKVAIVFGNEHRGVSNEAAKLADQNFLIPMAGMIQSLNVSVACAVTLYEAFRQRALKGGDHSLTPDEKEKLFLEWLKK; this is encoded by the coding sequence ATGACAGAGCGCCGCCGCGAAAAATTTCTTCGTGTAATTGCGAATCGCCAATCCGATCTGACAGTTGTAATGGAAGATATCCACGATCCGCACAACGTTAGCGCCATGCTTCGTTCTGCCGACGCGATTGGTGTTAACGAAGTACATCTTTTATACATCGATGAAGAATTCCCCAAACTGGGAAAAAAAAGTTCCGCCACTGCGAGCAAATGGGTGAAACGAAGAAAACATTCAACAATCAAAGAATGTTACGATACACTTCATGCTGAGGGATATGTTATATTTGCAACCCATATGGGAAAGAAATCAAAATCATTATACGAGCTCGATTTGACGAAGAAAGTGGCTATCGTTTTTGGAAATGAGCATCGCGGCGTATCGAATGAAGCCGCTAAACTGGCAGATCAAAATTTTTTAATTCCGATGGCCGGGATGATTCAAAGCTTGAACGTGTCGGTCGCTTGCGCGGTGACATTGTACGAAGCGTTTCGCCAGCGAGCATTAAAAGGCGGAGATCATTCACTCACGCCAGATGAAAAAGAAAAATTATTTTTAGAATGGTTGAAAAAATAA
- a CDS encoding YIP1 family protein: MQEIRSNQQEQPISSFMERAVDIFAAPSKVFEEVARVPVQKSSWVLPYLLMLVLALLTTFVILSDQTLRDQALEPQRQAMQERVDKGEMTQEQMDQATEMMESSTMIIISGSVMSVIYVTISIFGAPLIFWLAIKMFFKSNAPYKKLLEAYGLSTIIGLLNVIVTLLMMQVFASILATPGASLLIMGNFDRNSLAHSIIAAINFISIWQMVVFGIGLSRLSNKSTGAGIGVSLGFWFLWIIVISLVGSMMR, encoded by the coding sequence ATGCAAGAAATACGCTCAAATCAGCAAGAACAGCCGATTTCATCGTTTATGGAGCGCGCTGTCGATATATTCGCCGCACCATCAAAAGTTTTTGAGGAAGTTGCTAGAGTCCCCGTCCAAAAATCATCATGGGTTCTGCCATACTTATTGATGCTCGTACTTGCTTTGCTTACCACGTTTGTCATTCTATCCGACCAAACGCTCAGAGATCAAGCCCTGGAACCGCAAAGACAGGCAATGCAAGAGCGCGTGGATAAAGGTGAGATGACTCAGGAACAAATGGATCAAGCCACAGAGATGATGGAATCTTCAACCATGATTATCATATCCGGTTCGGTGATGTCTGTAATATATGTAACCATCAGTATTTTCGGTGCGCCACTTATTTTTTGGTTAGCTATTAAAATGTTCTTCAAATCGAACGCACCTTATAAAAAATTACTCGAAGCATACGGACTATCAACAATCATTGGTCTTCTGAATGTAATAGTTACATTATTGATGATGCAAGTTTTTGCTTCGATACTCGCGACACCGGGCGCTTCACTTTTAATAATGGGAAATTTCGACAGGAACAGTCTCGCGCACTCTATAATTGCTGCAATCAATTTTATCTCTATATGGCAAATGGTTGTTTTCGGAATCGGTCTTTCCAGATTATCTAATAAATCTACCGGAGCCGGCATTGGAGTTTCTCTTGGTTTCTGGTTTTTGTGGATCATTGTTATTTCTCTCGTCGGATCGATGATGAGATAA
- the nrfD gene encoding polysulfide reductase NrfD produces MTQPVHQMLYELLKQATGFIYPNEIEVHWGILVVVYPYLTGLVAGAFILASLVKVFNVKEVQSVYRLALLTALSFLLIAPLPLLLHLGHPERSFEIFLTPNFTSAMAMFGFVYAWYLMVVLLLEIWFTYRKDIILWSKNESFTMRWIHKILSLFSTDISEKATLFDKKMVKAITIIGIPSAFLLHGYVGFIFGSIKANPWWSSVLMPIVFLFSAIVSGIALVILIYMVVTPSRKQKIDMACLDKMASYLFYAVIIDFSLEFLDFIHRLYESEESIKILSDLVVNKLFISLGIIQILLGMLLPLGIMVVIKLFRVDAELRKLLYFVSAILIQLGIFATRWNVVVGGQMFSKSFRGLTAYKMELTGIEGLLMTLVLLVLPFIVLTILIKILPPWEHAPVSDLEAVSD; encoded by the coding sequence ATGACACAGCCAGTACATCAGATGCTATATGAGTTATTAAAACAAGCTACGGGGTTTATTTACCCGAACGAAATTGAAGTCCACTGGGGTATTCTCGTTGTTGTGTATCCATACCTCACAGGACTTGTCGCCGGCGCGTTTATACTTGCCTCGCTTGTAAAAGTGTTCAACGTTAAAGAAGTGCAATCTGTATACCGGCTCGCTCTTCTAACTGCGCTTTCATTTTTACTCATCGCACCTCTTCCGCTATTACTGCATCTTGGCCACCCCGAAAGATCTTTCGAGATTTTCCTTACCCCAAATTTTACATCGGCAATGGCAATGTTCGGTTTTGTGTATGCGTGGTATTTAATGGTGGTACTGTTGCTAGAAATTTGGTTCACTTACAGAAAAGATATTATTCTCTGGTCGAAGAACGAAAGTTTTACTATGCGATGGATCCACAAAATTTTATCGTTATTCTCTACAGATATCAGTGAGAAGGCAACTTTATTCGATAAAAAGATGGTGAAAGCAATTACTATTATCGGTATACCATCCGCATTTCTATTGCACGGTTACGTTGGTTTTATTTTCGGTTCCATCAAAGCTAATCCATGGTGGAGCAGTGTTCTTATGCCCATTGTATTCCTCTTTTCTGCAATTGTATCGGGTATTGCACTGGTGATATTAATTTATATGGTTGTTACTCCGTCGAGAAAACAAAAAATTGATATGGCTTGTCTTGATAAAATGGCATCTTATCTCTTTTATGCGGTCATTATTGATTTCTCTCTTGAGTTTCTCGATTTCATACATCGCCTGTACGAAAGCGAAGAGTCAATCAAAATACTTTCGGATTTGGTGGTTAACAAACTTTTTATCAGTCTTGGAATTATTCAGATACTTCTTGGCATGCTGCTTCCACTGGGAATAATGGTTGTTATAAAACTCTTCCGTGTCGATGCTGAACTGCGAAAATTGCTATACTTTGTTTCGGCGATTCTTATTCAACTCGGGATATTCGCGACGAGATGGAATGTTGTGGTCGGCGGTCAAATGTTCTCAAAAAGTTTCAGAGGATTGACAGCTTACAAAATGGAGTTGACCGGTATCGAAGGATTATTGATGACGCTCGTTCTTCTTGTTTTACCATTTATTGTATTAACGATACTAATAAAAATATTGCCTCCGTGGGAACATGCCCCCGTTAGCGATCTTGAAGCTGTATCAGATTAG